The uncultured Carboxylicivirga sp. genomic interval GTTTTACCGGGCAATGCGCAAGCCTTTTGACAATAAGGTTTCAAGCAAAGAGGATACTATTAAAGAAGAAAATGTATCCGAAAAAGAACCAGTTATACAAAGTACAATTACTCAAGAGGAAGCATTTGTTGCTTCGGTGGAAATTGCTGATGAACCGTTGGTAGAAGATCCAGAGCCTGAAGCAGAAGAAACTCCAGAACCTATTGCAGAAAAAGTAGTGGCTGAAGAAAAAACTACCGAGGAAAGACTTACAACAGTTGAGTTAAATAAAGAAGTTGATCCAGCGCTAAAACAAGAAGAGTTCGACCTTGATCTGAAAATTGAAAAAAGCATTGAAGAAGAAGAAACTGACGTTTATGATGGCGAGCCACTTGGAGACTATGATCCTACTTTAGATCTTTCGTCGTACAAATTACCTACTATTGATTTGTTAGATGACCATAGTAGCGACAATGCTGAAGTAACAATGGATGAGTTGGAATCCAACAAAAACCGCATTGTAAAAACTCTCGAAGATTATAAGATCCAAATCAAAAACATTAAAGCAACTGTTGGACCAACGGTTACTTTATATGAGATTGTACCTGCTCCTGGTGTACGTATTTCAAAAATCAAAAACCTCGAAGATGATATTGCACTTTCATTGGCTGCATTAGGTATTCGAATTATCGCTCCTATCCCGGGTCGTGGAACCATCGGTATTGAAGTTCCGAATTCGGAACCCGAAGTTGTTTCGATGCGTTCGATTATTGGTGCTAAAAAATTCCAAAGTACAAAATATGAGCTTCCGATTGCATTGGGAAAAACCATTTCGAACGAGACTTTTGTAATAGATTTGGCCAAAGCCCCTCATATGTTGGTAGCCGGTGCTACAGGACAAGGAAAATCGGTTGGTTTAAATGCGATTATATCATCTTTACTTTATAAAAAACATCCTTCGCAACTTAAGTTTGTGATGGTAGACCCTAAGAAAGTGGAACTTAACATCTATTCAAAGATTGAACGCCACTTTTTAGCCAAATTGCCCGATGAAGAGGATGCAATCATCACAGATGTACAAAAAGTAGTGAATACCTTGAACTCTTTGGCCATTGAAATGGACAATAGATACGAGTTATTGAAAGCTGCACATGCTCGTAATATAAAAGAGTATAATCAGAAATTTGTTAAGCGTAAACTAAACCCGGAAAAAGGACATCGCTTTTTACCATATATAGTAGTTATAATTGATGAGTTTGCCGATTTAATTATGACAGCCGGTAAAGAAGTTGAGTTACCAATTGCTCGTATTGCACAGCTGGCTCGTGCCGTGGGTATTCACATGATTGTTGCAACTCAGCGTCCGTCAACTAACATTATTACCGGTGTTATTAAAGCAAACTTCCCTACCAGGGTTGCATTTAAAGTTGCGTCGATGATTGACTCACGAACTATTCTAGATTCACCGGGAGCAAACCAATTAATTGGTCGTGGTGATATGTTAATATCACAAGGAAGTGATTTGGTAAGGGTTCAATGCGCATTTGTTGATACGCCTGAAGTTGAACGAATCAACGACTACATTGGCGAACAACGCGGTTATACATCAGCCTTCTTATTACCTGAATATACAGGTGCCGAAAGTAGTGGAACTGAACCAGGTGAAGTTGATTTATCGAAACGCGATCAGATGTTTGAAGAAGCTGCCCGCATTGTTGTGGCAAATCAATCAGGTTCAACCTCTTTAATTCAGCGCCGTTTTTCAATTGGTTACAATAGAGCCGGTCGAATCATCGATCAGTTAGAAGCAGCGGGTATTGTTGGACCATTCGAAGGAAGCAAAGCTCGACAAGTTTTAATCCCTGATGAGTTGGAACTTGAAAAGCACTTAAGTCAGTTTAATTAATTTTGGAATAATAATTGATAGAAAATAGGAAAACAAATCATATGAAGACATTCTATTCATTCATACTATTAATGGCGATTGCCATAGGAATTAACGCACAAGAAGCCGAAAAAGCAAAAGAAATCCTTGATAAAGTTTCGGCAAAAACAAAAGCTTATCCATCTATTGTAGCCGACTTCTCGTTTAAAATGGAAAACCTTCAAGAGAACATTGAAGAGGTTTACGATGGTTCAATCATCTTAAAAAGTAATAAATACAAAGTATCTTTAATGGATATGGAAACTTATTACGATGGCGAGGTTATGTATACTTTTAATGTTGAAGCCGATGAAGTAAACATCACTATTCCCGATCCTGATGACGAAGAAACATTAAATCCAGCAACAATATTCAATATCTATCAGGATGGTTACAAGCTTAAGTATGTTGGAGATGGTGTTGCCGAAGGTAGAGAGGTTCATGAAATTGACTTGTACCCAACCAATAGAGATAAACCTTTTTCAAGAATCAAACTATTGATTTTTAAAGATGATTTAACACTTTTCTCGTTCCGTCAGGTTGGTAAAGATGGTAACAACTACACAGTAATTGTTAAAAACATGAATACCAGCAAGCAAATTGACGACAAAACATTTGTATTTGACACCACAGCTCATCCTGATGTGGATGTTATTGATATGAGATAATTGGTAGTTATAACGATATAAAGAATCCTGTCTTATGACGGGATTTTTTTTGTTACTTTTGTCACATATCCAAAAATCTACATTTATCAATTTATTTTAGATTTGAACTAAACCAAATCTAATAAGTTTACTGTCTATGGAAACAATACTGACCTATATAGTTGATTTTTTTTATTCTTTGTTTGACTTACTAAAAGCCATGTCGCCCTACCTTTTACTAGGTTTTTTCTTTGCTGGAATTCTCAAAGTTTGGTTTCCACAGAGTTGGATCGACAGATTCATGGGCAAAAGCAACCTTGGATCGGTAGTTAATACTGCAATCTTAGGTATTCCACTCCCACTTTGTTCGTGCGGCGTTATTCCAACAGGTATTTCATTTTATCGGAATGGAGCCTCAAAAGGATCAAGTGTCAGCTTTTTAATTTCAACTCCTCAAACCGGAGTTGACTCCATTATGGTTACCTATTCGTTATTAGGTTTACCATTTGCTATTATTCGGGTTGTGGTTGCTCTGGTAACCGGAGTTTTTGGAGGAGTTGCTACTAACGCAATTGCCAAAGATGATAAGGTAGATGCATCGAAGTCGGGCGAAAGTTGCGAATCGGATAAAATGGGCACCAAACAAGGATGGAAAGGTATTTTCCGATATGGCTTTTACGAATTCCTAATGGATATAGCCAAATGGTTAGTAATTGGTATATTGATCGCTGCTGTATTGGCCGTTATTATTCCTGATGATTTCTTTGTGAACTACCTCGATAACGAACCGCTAAGCATGTTAATCATTCTTCTAGCATCGGTGCCTTTGTATTTATGTGCAACAGCATCGGTACCCATTGCCGCTGTATTAATGCTTAAAGGATTATCTCCGGGTGCTGCTTTGGTATTATTGATGGCCGGACCCGCCACCAATGCCGCAACTATCACTATTATACAAAAGGTATTTGGTCTAAAAACGCTTCTCTCCTATTTAGGATCGATTATATTGGGTGCCATGATTTTCGGTACTTTAATCAATACTTTTTTACCTCGCGAATGGTTTACTTTAGCCGAACATGCCATGCACGAAGGTCATCGCCATGAGTTATTACCCGAATGGTTTCAGTTATTATCAGCTGTTCTATTAATTGGATTGATAGCAAATGGTTACTTTCAAAAGTATATGAAAAAACAACGCTTAAAGAAGGCGGCTATCAAAACAGAAAAACTATCGAAATCTATCATATTTAATAACAATACTAAAACAGCAACTGAAACACCTGTTGCTCCTGTGTTTAATACATCGTTTACCATGGCAAAACCAACCATTAAAACAACTTATATTGTTGAAGGAATGACTTGCAGTCATTGTAAAATGAGTGTGGAAAAGAATCTAGGTAAGCTAGATGGCATAACTTCAGTTGAGGCCGATCCACAAGCAAATCGTGTTACTGTAGAAGCTACCGAGCAGAATGATTCGATGATTGAATCTACAATTGAATCACTAGGATATTCGTATAAGGGATTGGCTTGAGTATAATCCTCAAGCCAATCAGCAATAATATAATTGAAGCATACAATAGAGCATTGACACCTATTATTACCAATAGATATTTTGCATTCACATTATGTAAAAATAGAAGTAAAGCTATCAACATCTAAACCGGTATCCATCACCCCCTTACAATAAAAGTTAGTAAATTTGTTGTAGTATGAATGATTATACATAGAGTACACAATACATCCATCCCCAAAATATGCCTAACAACCATGGATTTAATGTTTAATTCGAAGTATTATAAGGATTATTTATTAAGTCATCGATCTTCTTGTACAACTTATTTCCATCACTTGCATAAGGCGCCTTTGGCTCTAATATATTTCCATCACCATCCACAATCATAAAGGTTGGAAACGATAATTGATTATTATATAAGCGTTGCATGTCTTTTTTTAAGAGTTGATTGGCTTTAATATGATAACCCACCAAATTATATTCCTTCATTAAGCTCTCCCACATCTGCTTATCCTCAGTATATTCGTAAGCAATATAAACCATCTTCATTCCTCTAGTTTTCATCAGAGTCTTAACTTCATCCATATAATTGAATTGATTACGACAAGGCATACACCATGTACCCCAACAATCGATAAGCATTGGACTTCCTTCAAACATTTTAATTATTTCCGCAATTGAATTAATTGAGTCTCCGCTAACAATTACACACTCTTCAGGCATTGGACGAAGTGCAATTAATTCATATTCTTCGGCGCGCGGCATAAGCATCTTCCGTAGCACTTTACCCGCATAACTATCCTTCATATCAGAATTATCATCAAGATATTTCTTTGAAAGCTTTAGCGAATTAGGAGCCAATGCCGCAGTATTACACATATTTTTAATGGCTTGATATTGTTTATTTGCCTCTTCAGATAAGACTTCGCCAGATTTAGCATAAATTGGAGCAAATGAAGCATCTCCTTTCCTCTTCACAGAGGAATACACTCCATCGTGATAATCCTCCCTGAATTCAAGGTATATATCGGTATATTCAACCATATTAAAAAGATTACTCATCTTTTTCCCTTTAACCGGATACAATTCAAATATTTGTGGATATACTTTGTTCAATTGGTTAATTATCACCGAATCTTTTATTTGAAATTGAGGCATATGAAAGGATGATCTTATGGTGGTTGCTAATCTTTCGGCATACATATATTCGATATTCATTTTTGAAATATCATATAACTGCTGAGATATCTCACCTTTTTCTAACAGTTGATCAAACACCCGTAAATGATTTTGTATTTTAGATTTCATAGAATCCAGTAATGATTCCGGTGCGTTTAAATTCCATTCATCATGAAAAAGAGAACCATGAATATAGTTAGGTATCTTGTTGTATTCAACCAACCCCTTATTATAAGTATAAAAACTTGTAGCATCCGTGTTATACGATTCTAAAGTGTAAACATCTACATTTAATGACGATTTCCAGTCAGCTTCCTGCTGTCCTTCACTTACAATAGAATAACGATTATCGGGCTCAATAAGAAGCCTGCACATATGGTAGTAATGATTAATAGTTTCGTAAAAATGAAAAAACTCAGCATTTGTAATATAAGCCGACACTACAAATCGTCCCAAACTATCGGGTTTAACAATGTAATTACCCAAGTTTCCCGACACTGAAGAAATAGAATATCTTACTTTACTCTTTCCATCATAATTTAAAATTTGGCCTTCGATAAAAACATTAGGCTTTTGTTGACTCCATAACTGAAAAGCTATAAGACTAAATATAAATGCGATTATTACTTTTTTCATAAGTTAGGTAATGGTATGATTGAAATGGTTAATAAAGTTTCTTTCAAAATAAACAAAAACAATTACATTCCAACCAATAATGATACACATCATTAGCCTCTATTTTCACTCATACATAGTCATCTCTCAGTACACATAGATTCAAAACATCTTCGCCCCACATTAAGCAGCCAATTTCATAAACACAACAATATTACTTTCGATCAAAAACCAACACCTCGCAAATTAAAATATATAATCATAACGCATTGATAAATATTTGATATGGCATAGTACAATGTCAATTGCCATATTGACATTGTTTACCAATGTAAGTGCAGCCTGTTACCTTTATTATTTTCAAATCATTAATCATACAACAACGATTTAATTACTACTTACACCTCTTCTTATTCTTTAAACAAATCACTACATTATTAAACTTAATCAAACACAAAAGCCTCCCTTTTAAGGAGGCTTTTATCACTTTTAGATTATTTTGAGTTGAAATTTTCTCTAGTACAATTTATATTTCAACGACACATCTTTCCATTAACAGCTCTATCAATATTATCGTCTTAAATAAACCTTAGTAATGTTTATTTGAGCATTACTATTAACTGAAACTATATAGATTCCTTGTGTAAATTCAGACATTTCAATCATACAGTTAGTTGAATGCGGAGTAACAACTTTTACAAGATTACCACTCGTAGAATATACTTTTACTTCGTCAATAACAAGACTACTTTCTACATTAATAGTTGCTTGAGTTGAATAAACCTTTATACTTTGGTCTGATTCTGAATCTCCAATACCTGTTTCTGAATCGAAATAAGCAACTAAGTTGATATTAGTAGTAATATTTTTCAGAGCTAAAAGAACCTCAGAGCTAAATAATTCAGAACCGTTATACCATCCTTTAAAAGTACTACCATCATTAGCACTTGCTTCCACTTCAGACGCATCTCCTAAATATTTAACAACTTGTTCTAGATCACCAGAAATATCACCATCACCAACTGTAGTAAAAACTACACTTGAAAAAGCACCTTCATAAACACCAATATCAACTTTTCTGTTGATTCGATCATTACCATTGATATCACTGGTAATAATTGATGTTATTTCACTATCATCACCTTTATCGATACATTCAGCACCACCACCTTCATTTGTATTCAATCTAAAATCCAATGGATCATCATCGTTAAAAAATGGAGTTGATACCAATGTTCTAGGAATAGCATCACCAGAACCAGCACCATTACCGGTATAACCATCCTCGACAGCACAATTATTTATATTCATTGATGTACCACTGGCATAGATTTGTGGTTTACTATCATCTGCAGTATTACCCCAAACAATGCTATTATACATATCTCCGGAACTAAAGAAGAAAGCTCCACCTGCTCTAGACTTTGCATGATTATTAACAATATTACAATTAACCAACTTACCACCAAATTGATAATATACTCCACCACCATTATAAGCTTCATTTTGGCCAATTTGACATTGTAAAATAATTGGACTTGAATTACAAAAGATACCACCTCCATTTTCTTTGGCTTCATTATTTGTAATAATACAATTGTCAATGGTACTTTCTGAATATGCATACACACCCCCTCCAGATTCGGAAGCTTTATTATTATAAATTCTACAATTTGACCAAGAAGTATTATTTCCAGCATAAATTCCACCACCATTAATGGCTGAGTTATTCATAATATCACAATCATTAATAACTACTCCATCATAAGCAGTAACAGCACCTCCTTCTCCATAAAAGCCTTCTGCCACATTATCATAAAGTCTGCAATTAGTAATTGTTACATTACCATCTGCATCAATAGCCCCACCAGCTATAGATCTATTAAACTTAAATGTAGAATTAGTAATCGCAAAAGAACCATCTGTTATATTAGCTAGAATTGCACCTCCATACTCATCTGTATACCCATTTTGAAGGATTAGATTGGTTACATTAAGTATGCTAGCATTGGCTATATCAACATTAAAAATTCTACTCTCGGTATTACCATCCAATACAATAGTATCTCCATTAGATTTTAATCCATCAATTGTTAATGAACCAGCACCCAAAGTAAGTTCCGATGTCAGCGTAATTTTATCAACATTATTAGCAAATTCAATTACATCATTATTTTCGGCATTTTTGACGCACCAAGGCAATGATTGTTCAACCATTTCATCAGCACTCTCATTGGTTACCATAAAATATTGAGTTTCGCCAGCTCCTTTATATTCGATATACCCCAAGTCAACCGACTCACCTATAATACGAGGTTTTTTCTCAAAATCGTAACTCAAAATACCTTTAACGAAGCCATCCGAACCTGCATTAATACACTTCTGACCATCTTCGGAATCGGGATTTAATGAAAAATCTTCATTGGTTTCATCCTTACATGGCGATGCCGATAAATCAATTATATTTTCATAATTAGATGTACCCCAAAACACATTGGTTTCCCCCCCCCTAATAGCACAATTACTCAAGGTAGTAACCCCCTGACTATCCGTCCCTGCATATTCATCAGGTTCATCCTCGGTTGAAGTAACATGTCGGTTACCACTGATAATACAATTATAAAACTTCCCCCCATTCATACTCAAACAATACACTCCTCCACCGTAAGCAGTAAAAGCAAAACTTCGTGTTGCCACATTATTGAGGATTGAACAATTAAGTATTTGTCCCTGGAAATAATAAATGGCTAGACCGCCTCCTCTGCCTCCACTATTACCCTCAATTAAACAGTTATAAATATTGGATGAAGAAAAAAAACAGGCGATACCTCCACCTACGGTACGAGACTTGTTTTCTCGAATAACACAATTTTCTATATAACTGTTAGCGTTTCCTCCGCAAAGAATTGCTCCACCTCTCAAATCGGCATAGTTACGGTAGAATTCACATTCTGAAATAATCGTCTTCCCTTTTTGATAAATTCCTCCTCCTTCAACATCGGCTTTACAATCGGTAATGATACAGTTCTTGATTAATACATCTGTGTTATTATTTGTTAAGATACCACCTCCATTAACTTCACTATATCCATTACGGATATGAAGGTTTAGTAAATCTACATGTTGATCTTCTGTTGTATTGATTTTCAACACAATATATTGATCTTGTCCACTAATTTGTACCTTTTGTCCATCAGCCAATGCCCCGTTAATGTATATGGCTTTGCCAATCACCAGGCTTTCATCGAGTAACACTTCTGTAATTGTTGGATCAAAAGTAATGGTATCACCATCTACAGCATGATATACACACCAAGGCAACGAGTATGCATCATCAATGCTATTACTGCTTGAGGTAACAACTAATTTTTCGGCAGTTAAGCGAATAAAATCTGACTCATATGCTCCAATATCTGTAGTATGGTATTTTATTGCCCTGTTACCCAACAAATCTGTTGTATGATAGCTCGGTACACTATTATTATCACCTGCATCTAAACATGCCAAACCATTTTCCAGTCCATTTAAATAATAATTTGCATTTGCCTCATCTACAAAAGGGGTTGCTGTCAGATCAACATTATTATTTCCATTTGTAAATCCTCCGGGTAAAGCTGAGTTAGATACAGTGCACAAATCACCAACCACACGTAGGTTATCGTTTGCATTATTCCACATTAAGCAATTGGTAAAAACAGCAGCTCCAGCAGCGTTTACCCCACCACCATTTAACGCAGTATTACCAATAAACGAGCAATTTATATAACTTCCTCCAACAGTGGCAACAGCACCTCCATCGCCTGATGACTGATTATTAACAAAGACACATCCGGTAACTTCCAGTTCACCTTCTGTAAGATCGGCATTGATAGCCCCCCCATTACCCGTTGAATTTCCATCTTTAAATACCAGATTATGCAGAGTAACTTTTTTATCTTCAACTCCTAGTACATTAAGAATACGTGATGATCCATCTGATACAAGGCTTACTCCTGCTCCTTCAATGAAAAGATTTTTATCTCCTATCATCAAATCACTGGAAATTGCAATATTAGATACTAATACACTGTCAATAATTATAGTATCACCGTCTATGCTTTTTGCTAAAATATTTGAAAATGAACTAAATACAAGAGGATCGCTACTCTCTGATTTTACCATTAGAATAGCTGGTTCTGTTCTTGCTACGTCATACTCAAACTCAATAGCTCCAATATCTACAGTGTTGTATCGGATACGAACATCACCATTAATATCTTCCGTAAAGTCTGAAGGTAATAAACTTTCATCTCCTCCATCAATACAATACCAACCGCTTTGAGTATTAGCAAGTGAATAATCACCACCAGCCATATCAGCAAATGGATATTCTGCTATCTGTCTGTAATTAGTTGTATGCTCCAATGGATGCTCACCAACACAATTGATATATTCGTTATTAGTGTTTCCTTTATACGGAGAATACTCATCGCCTAATACAATCGAATTAATATATGTACAACTATTACTAGCACCACTCACTGAATCTTCACTGATATTATTAGCAATAGTACAATTAATAAATGTACTATTTTTCACAAAGATACCACCGAAACTATACGAATCATTGTCTGTAATTAAGCAATTAATAAAATATGCTCCGTTGGCATACACAGCTGCAAGGCTACCTGGATTATGATTGTCCTGTATTTTACAATTAAACACGATTGAGTTATCAGCAGTACCTTCAATAGCTATAGCCGATCCACTACTATATATAGCAAATGAATATGTCCCTATACTGGTATTTCCACCTGTTATCAGGCAATTCTCAAGATTAAAAGTACCGTTAGTATTATTTACCTTAATACAAGCACCGTATTCGAGTGTTACAAAGCCATTTCTAACATCAAGATTTTGAATTAATACATCAACATTCTCGGCAACATCAATATTAAAACATCGACAGGCACTTTGCCCATCAATAACAACCTTATCGCCATTGGATTTTAAACCATCAATCGTAATTGTTTTATCACCAAGAGACAGTTCGGAACTTAATGGGACAATATTAACATCATCTGAAAATTGAATAATATCTCCAGCTTGAGCAGATGAAATTGCTTCGCGCAATGAATTAGCTCCACTATCCAAGCTACTTGTTACCGTAATTGTCTTAGCATTGGTAACAATAGGCAGTATTATAAATACTGCTAAAAGTAAATGTTTAATCATAGACTTTGCGTTATTTCTAAATTTTCTACAAGAATTGGTTGAATTCCAATACAAATCAAAACAAATTAGACTGTAAAACAAAATAAAATATATAAAATCATCCAATATATACTAATAAGAACCAAGCTCTTCGATCTTCAATTCTTTTATTACTTTTGTGGCACTAAGGTGCGCAAGCATAATAGGGAATCCGGTGCCTCAGTAAGCTGATATTCCGGAGCTGTCCCCGCAGCTGTAAATCTCAACGTCAATAACATTATGTCACTGATTAAAACCAATTATCGGGAAGACGTTATTTGATAAGGGATAAGCCAGAATACCTGCCTTAGCATATAAACTTCGGGGCAAAGTAGTCAGATATGCACCCAGGTGCAGTATATTCTTTCCGCTTCCCTCCTGAAGATAATTGTTTAACTTTTAATGCATAAACAATGCAGGAGACTCAGATTAAAGCACTTGGATATTCGCCTAAGGGATTGGCTTGAGAATAATTTCCAAGCCAATCGACATATACTAATCACTAATAATATCCATATACGATGCTTCGGAATCTTCCGACTTACTAAACAGCTGACGAATCAAGTAAATTGAAGCATACAACAGAGCATTGGACCCTAATATTACCAATAGATATTTTGCATCTATATTATATAAATCGGGAGTTAAACTTTCGGCATCCATGCCGCTATCCATTAAAACCCTTGCTATAAAAGATAGTAAATTTGTTGTGCCATGAATGATTATACATAACAGTACACTTTTGGTATTGTAATAAATCCACCCCAGAAAAATACCCAATAAAAAGGCAACAATAAATTGCCAGGGATTCAAATGAACCAGTCCAAATAACATACTGGAAATAAGTATTGCCTTTTGAGGAGAATAACGCTTGATTAATCCTTCCATCATAATACCTCTAAAAATTAGTTCTTCTAATACTGGAGCAGCTACAACCAAAAGCAAAAATGAAAATACACTTACGTCTCCCCCAAAATTCATAAACATTTCTTGCACACTTTCGGGCATGGGTATTAAACTCAAAACAGGATAAATAATTCCAAACAAAAGACATACAGTTGCAATTATCACCAATGGAATCAATAAATAATTATCTACATTCCAATTAAAGGCGACGCTTCCTTCCTTTTTCATTTTTATTTGACGCACAATCAGGTAGGTACCGCCCATTACCAACAAATAATAAAGCAGCATGGCAATATCCTGAGGTAAAAAACGATCGGTTAACAATAACAGTGGGGCTATTCCAATACTTAGTCCAACTGCTATACCTACAATTCCGAAACTCTGTGATACATTTGGGTAATTTCTCATGGATTTAATGTTTAATTCAAAGTATGCTAAGGATTACTTATTTCCATCGCTCGGATAAGGTGACTTTTGCACTAAAAACAGATAAAATTTACAAAAAAAGTTCCACCCTCAATTCTCATGATCTGAAAGTGGAACTCTATGCAAAGCCCCGTTCACATCCCGATATTATTCTTATGTATTTTGTTAGATATAATCTTTCTGAATACAATAGAAGTTGGTACAAGTTGCACAATGAGCTAACTAAATATTATTCAGACTTTCTTGCTTTAGCTCTCATAAACAAGTAAATAAAAGCACCCCCACCAACAACTAATAACGCAACACCTAGTATTGGCCTATAAACAATCCATGCAATAGCAATGGTTACAAAAGAAAGCGTAAAAGAAATTAAGCCGGAAAACAACGATAAGCCAACATCTAATAAATTACCTAAGAATGGCAGAACATCAGCAATTACAACTAATGGACGAAATATCATTGTTAAGCCACCAAACATCATTAAAAATCCAAGCAGACGTAATATCCATGTCGTAATTGTATTTTTACTATGCTCGGCTGCAAACATTGCGTCAGAAGAGTGAATACCTTCTTTAATTACATTGATACTGGTACCAGTTTGGGTTGCAAATGATTCAAATGTATTAGTAATTTGTTTTGAAATAATACTATAATCTCCACCTGGTTCAATGATTTGAAACGAAACCTTTACGTCCCCTACTTCTGGAGATGTTAAACTTCCATTACCTATGAATATTTTTTGGGAAATTTCAACACCAGAGCCCAACTCAACACTTCCTTCATTTAAAATAGTTGCATTTTTAAATTTCGCGGTATCTATTTTTTGAACAGCATAGGATTTGAAATTACTAATATCTGACAACAAAGATTCAGGTAACAGATATTCGCCTATTTTTGCTTGATCTGCTGTAATCGTATACTTTGAATAAGGGAAACTAGTTGGATTCATATGACCTTCAGGCACCTTAAAGCTGGCTGATTTTTCGAGTGTAGAAGTCCACTTTTTTACATAACTATAAGTTGTTTTTGTTTTTTCACTTCCACCTATCTCTTTTTCTTTTTCTTTTTTCGTTTCTTCAACCCATTGATACATTTCAATATTTCTGCGCAGCTTAAGGGCATTTACATTAATATCAAACTCAGCATCATTCAAAATTTTATCTGTTAATATCTTACCTGTCAAATGAACAAGCTTTCCATCATTAGCTTTATCAACTACATTTGGATCAATTGTAACTACCTGAGATTGTCCTTCTTTAAGTCCTTTAGCTGTTTTAACAGCCCTGCCCTCATTCCACCATAATACTATAAATGCTCCTAAGAAAAGTATAATACCAAATAACACTGATTTAATTGATTCCATAATTCTGGAACCCCAACTCTGAGTTGTTTCCTCTGTAAATGTGTCTTGATTTTCCATAAATTTTAAATAATTAGTTTTGTCTTTTAAATATCCATTATGTATAAA includes:
- a CDS encoding type II CAAX endopeptidase family protein: MRNYPNVSQSFGIVGIAVGLSIGIAPLLLLTDRFLPQDIAMLLYYLLVMGGTYLIVRQIKMKKEGSVAFNWNVDNYLLIPLVIIATVCLLFGIIYPVLSLIPMPESVQEMFMNFGGDVSVFSFLLLVVAAPVLEELIFRGIMMEGLIKRYSPQKAILISSMLFGLVHLNPWQFIVAFLLGIFLGWIYYNTKSVLLCIIIHGTTNLLSFIARVLMDSGMDAESLTPDLYNIDAKYLLVILGSNALLYASIYLIRQLFSKSEDSEASYMDIISD
- a CDS encoding right-handed parallel beta-helix repeat-containing protein, which produces MIKHLLLAVFIILPIVTNAKTITVTSSLDSGANSLREAISSAQAGDIIQFSDDVNIVPLSSELSLGDKTITIDGLKSNGDKVVIDGQSACRCFNIDVAENVDVLIQNLDVRNGFVTLEYGACIKVNNTNGTFNLENCLITGGNTSIGTYSFAIYSSGSAIAIEGTADNSIVFNCKIQDNHNPGSLAAVYANGAYFINCLITDNDSYSFGGIFVKNSTFINCTIANNISEDSVSGASNSCTYINSIVLGDEYSPYKGNTNNEYINCVGEHPLEHTTNYRQIAEYPFADMAGGDYSLANTQSGWYCIDGGDESLLPSDFTEDINGDVRIRYNTVDIGAIEFEYDVARTEPAILMVKSESSDPLVFSSFSNILAKSIDGDTIIIDSVLVSNIAISSDLMIGDKNLFIEGAGVSLVSDGSSRILNVLGVEDKKVTLHNLVFKDGNSTGNGGAINADLTEGELEVTGCVFVNNQSSGDGGAVATVGGSYINCSFIGNTALNGGGVNAAGAAVFTNCLMWNNANDNLRVVGDLCTVSNSALPGGFTNGNNNVDLTATPFVDEANANYYLNGLENGLACLDAGDNNSVPSYHTTDLLGNRAIKYHTTDIGAYESDFIRLTAEKLVVTSSSNSIDDAYSLPWCVYHAVDGDTITFDPTITEVLLDESLVIGKAIYINGALADGQKVQISGQDQYIVLKINTTEDQHVDLLNLHIRNGYSEVNGGGILTNNNTDVLIKNCIITDCKADVEGGGIYQKGKTIISECEFYRNYADLRGGAILCGGNANSYIENCVIRENKSRTVGGGIACFFSSSNIYNCLIEGNSGGRGGGLAIYYFQGQILNCSILNNVATRSFAFTAYGGGVYCLSMNGGKFYNCIISGNRHVTSTEDEPDEYAGTDSQGVTTLSNCAIRGGETNVFWGTSNYENIIDLSASPCKDETNEDFSLNPDSEDGQKCINAGSDGFVKGILSYDFEKKPRIIGESVDLGYIEYKGAGETQYFMVTNESADEMVEQSLPWCVKNAENNDVIEFANNVDKITLTSELTLGAGSLTIDGLKSNGDTIVLDGNTESRIFNVDIANASILNVTNLILQNGYTDEYGGAILANITDGSFAITNSTFKFNRSIAGGAIDADGNVTITNCRLYDNVAEGFYGEGGAVTAYDGVVINDCDIMNNSAINGGGIYAGNNTSWSNCRIYNNKASESGGGVYAYSESTIDNCIITNNEAKENGGGIFCNSSPIILQCQIGQNEAYNGGGVYYQFGGKLVNCNIVNNHAKSRAGGAFFFSSGDMYNSIVWGNTADDSKPQIYASGTSMNINNCAVEDGYTGNGAGSGDAIPRTLVSTPFFNDDDPLDFRLNTNEGGGAECIDKGDDSEITSIITSDINGNDRINRKVDIGVYEGAFSSVVFTTVGDGDISGDLEQVVKYLGDASEVEASANDGSTFKGWYNGSELFSSEVLLALKNITTNINLVAYFDSETGIGDSESDQSIKVYSTQATINVESSLVIDEVKVYSTSGNLVKVVTPHSTNCMIEMSEFTQGIYIVSVNSNAQINITKVYLRR